TGGTAACCTCAGTATAACCCCACCTGGAGGGGCTGAGCTCACCTGGTGTGGCTGTAGGGGCCCCTTCAGTCCATCCTTAGCCTCTGTCCCCTGGGATCTCCATTCACTTGTGTACATGAGAGTGACTTTCCCTTGCTTCTGGGTCTGGGGCTGGACTGTCTCCCTGGGGTCAGCCCAGGGCATGATTCATACCTGTTAGACCCTCCCagtccttgccccttcccccagtcaGGCAGGCCCCTGCTTGCTGTGTATTGGCCCTTGTATTGGCAATGTATTGCTGTGCATTACCATTGCTGAGGAGAGTAGGCAGGTCCTGGCAGGTGTAAGACTCCAGGGCAAGAATGCTTCTCATGCACCACCACCTTGCCCCTGCAGATTAGCACCCCCTATTGCCAGGCTGGGGCATTGGTGCCAGCCCTGCCTTCTGGGTAGAGCACCTCCTCCTGTTCCTTTCAGTACagcactgcctgctgctgttgctagaAACCCTTTGAATCTCAGGGCCCTGGCATCCGTTAGTGAATGTGCTGCCACCCCTGACTTTGTCCCTATCTGTCCCAGGGATGTAGAAAAACAGCCTCCTGCctggtttctcaagggagtgtgCTAAGCACGAGAATCATCATTGTTGCCAAGGACCTGTATTGCCTTGAGGCTCTAAGTACAGGACCTTGCTGTGCTTGGTGCTATGCAGGTTCCTCAGctggcacacctacagccttTGCCCACCAGTCTGCAACTAGGGATATAGTCTGGCctcctgctgtggagcagtgccccctgctgccccttgctcaGCCTTGTGCCAGGTGGTGTGTCGGTgccccctgctggtttgcagtTAATTTACCTGCATCATTTTCCAGGCATTGACTCTGCAAGCCTGAAGCTGCCCCTTTCTTAGGTAGTACTGAGCCAAGCTCAGCTCTTCAGTTCTGGCTGGGTGCTGGTACCCAGCACATGCCTGCTGCATATCTGTAGGGCCCCCCAGTTAGTGCAAGAATGTCTAGATTTTGGTGTCAGCTTGGCAGGAGTTAGACCTGCTGAGAGTTTGGTTTGCAGCTcagcagaagggcagggagcgTCTCATTGCACTTGGCAGCTGAATGCTCATTCATGAGTGCCTGGTATTGATTGGGACAGACGTTAATAAGCCTGCAGCAAATATAGCCTAATGGAGTAGTGCCTTCCTGGCCAGCCGGGTAGGCCACCAAACAGAACCCACAGCAGCAAAGAGACCTGCGCAGTCCTAAGGCTTGTGTCCCTCTCCTGACTTGCAAAATCAGGGgatccctcttcccctcctctccgGGTCCAGGATTTCCCCACGTGCTCAGAGCTTGGCATCTGTCAGACTAGCTGGCTTTGTCAGAGAGCTCAGCAAATGAGGAGTGTCCTGGAAGGCAAGGGTGGGCAAGGGCATTAGTGCTGCCTGGTCCCAACTGGGGAGGTCTGGTCCCTGAGGGATAAGAGTGTTAGTTCCTGGGCTCACTTTCAGCATGAAGCCACATGGCAGCCCATACTGTGCCTGCACTGCTGGGGCACTGTGTTCTGGCTCCCAAGTTGGCCTTTCCCAAAAGGTGGAGTTAaggtggcaaagggcagggcacagggctctACCCACCCATCCcaatgccccttgccccccagccaggaatagaacccaggCTGGATGTCCTGACTCACCATCTCATGCTCAACCCTCTAgctttggggagggggtgatgtTTGGACTCGTGGGATTGGTAATACCTGCCCATGAGAAGGTTCAGTCAGGCTGAACTCAGTGCTTAAATATAGCCATCTCTGAGAAAAAGGTATAGAGTGCAGCAGCACAGAACATGGCCAGCTATTGGTACCAGTAAAGGTCCCCACcatgggctggggagcaggcttgGGTTGTAGGATGTCAGTTGCTTTGCTTTGGGGCTGCCAAGCTTTATGTTGGGCCATACTGGAAGGTCCCTATTGAACCCATAAACTCCACTTGCCAGGACCCCAGTTTTTCAATTGAGCTCAAATGGGGGGGCATCACTTGCAGTGCAGAGCCTCCTAGTGCCACACTAGGGTATTGAAGTCAGCCCAGACACCAGGGCAAGAATGCTTCCCACTCACCCCCACCTTGCCCCTGCAGACTAGCACCCCCTATTGCCAGGCTGGGGCATTGGTGCCAGCCCTGCCTTCTGGGGAGACAGCACCTCCTCCTGTTCCTTTCAGTACagcactgcctgctgctgttgctggaaaCCCTTTGAATTGCAGGGCCCTGACATCCATTAGTGAATGTGCTGCCGCCCCTGGCTTTGTCCCCATCTGTCCCAGGGATGTAGAGAGATGACCCCCTGCccagtttctcaagggagtgtGCTAAGCATGCAAATCATCATTGTTGCCAAGGACCTATATTGCCTTGAGGCTCTAAGCTCAGGACCTTGCTGTGCTTGGTGCTGTGCAGGTTCCCCAGTTGTCACACCCACAGCCTTTGCCCATCAGTCCTCTCACATCAAGGGGTTTGAGcactgcctggcagggagcatggtggACCAGCTGTGAGgtctcagccctgtgctgtcatgccCAGAGGAGCCCAGCTGCATCAGGGTAGCATGCTCCTGTGGTCAGGAGTAGGAGGAAGTGTGGTTTTACAGGCAAAGCAAGACATGGCAGAGGGAGTCTTGTGAGTGCTGTGCCTGGCTTTGGCACTGACTCACTGTGTGGCCTTGGATGAGTCATCTCCCTTATCCATATCTCAGTTTTCCCTTACCTGTCTGGACCTCCTCAGGACACAGAAGCTACCCATTCCTCAGTGTTTCTGTGCAGTACTTAGCGCCCTAATTTCTGCTGGGGCCTGTGCAACGCCCAGTATAACAGAGCCTTGATCGCAAGGTCTGTGCAGTGCCTGGTACAATAGGGGCCCTGATTCCAGGCAGGTTCTGTACATGTCTCTTCCACTCCTAACATGTTCCACAAAGTCTAGCTTGCCCCTTATACTTCCCGTGCTTTTGCCCACAGCTGTTGTATGAGAAAGGCCTGATCTTGAGGGACATGTTCCTCTTCATCACTGCTTGCAGTGCCTGGCACCTGATCCGCACCTTCTTTCTGATGCCTAAGCAGCACATCCCCTACCCACTGCCTCCAGGATACAGTTATGGGTAAGGCCCCCTCCACTGCTCCTGTGGGAATCTTCctgctcctccttcctctccccttgaACCCGAACCTCAGACCTCCTTAGAAGCTTAGAATCATatagaagcagggctgggagggacctcatggGGTCATCTACACCTGGTGCAGGCAGGTTGGTTCAGCTTGGGctggtgcctgggaccctgcctgaagagtggttcccccaccccctgcctgctgtgggggccGGGTGGGAACTGCATGGTCTTGtcccccagcctggggtggggccTGACTGGCTGCCTGTCCACAGTATGACCTGTAGGAAATCTCAGTCCTACCGCACCTAtgaggagaggcagccagcccaCAGAGGCGGAAGCAATGACCTGCAGTCGGAGCCTGTTCTTGCAGAGGCTGACCGCAGCCCCAACGACTTCCTGAGCAAAGGTAGGGGCTTGGCCTGCTTCCTCTGCTCCATATCCCCAGGCCCTTTCCAAGGCCCTTGCTTCTGCCTTGTTGGTTTGGGGGGGACCCTCTGCCCATCCAAGGGACAGGACAATGCACCGGTAGTCCCtggagccctgcctgcccctatGAGAGGAAGTAGAGGAGCCCCATCAGGGCATCCTGGTATACCCTTCCCAGTCTGGGTGGGCTGAGGACCCACTGAAGAGACTCCTCCACAAGCCTGAATGAGCCATTGCCCTGGGTTTGGGTGGTACCAGGCATCCCCAGCAGAGACCTGCCACACACAGAGGGAATGACTTCCCTGACCTAGGGCCAGAAAAGCAGGTCAGAACTATCCCCATGGACACTGGGGACAGGCGTGGGGCCAGATGGAGGGTTttgtggggggcatggctggtGAAGGGGAGTAGGTGTCGGGGAAAGCACGGTTGATGACTGCTGTataggcaggggtgtggccagaggaGGAGGCATGGCCAAAGGAGAAGTGTCTCAGTGGGGCTGTGTCAAGAGGCTGGGCCTAGCCAAAGGGAGGGAGGTAGGATGGCCACATGGTTGTTTTGTCAGGGAAGGGGCGTGGTCAAAGGGAGATGTGTTGGGGATAGAGGGACATGGCCAGGGGTAGGGTGTGACTGGATCCCTCCTGTCAGGCTTCCTCTGTGGGGGAGTGTTGCAGCCTGGTGGATATGccagccaccccagggctgctctgcttttCCCTGTGGACATGTTGCCCCTTAGGCACTGGGGGATGCACAGGTAGCACAGAGCTGTGCCTAGAGTAGCATGTTCCCTAGAGTGTGGACCATGTAGgggagctgctgggggaggggcccGTGTGGATTGTGCCTAGGGCTTGTGCCCCAGGAGAGTCCCAGAGTGGGGAGGCTTGGGCACCAGCACTGATGGGCAAGCCAGTGGGCTTGGCACTTGGCCTTGGGTCTCATTATTTCCTGGACATGAAGAAGGCAGGAGCTGATTTCCCTTGCTCTGTCTGGCCTTCCTCGCCCTTTGTGGCCTCTGGTCACCCCTCCCTATAGCACCTCTGTGTGTTTAGATATCATGAGAACTGGGAATTATGGCCCCTTGGATTTCCCCTACATCCCCCCTCCCAGCATGACCAAGGGGCTAATGCCATTGTGCACTCAGTCCCCCACCAGCTGACCTGGGTGCCATTGCAGGCCACAAGGAGCCTCCTGTCCggtccttccagtcctgtgtcaTCTCCAAGCTCTTTTTCTGGCACCTGGTGTGGCTGTCAGTGATACAGCTGCGGCACTATTTCTTCATTGGCACCCTCAACCCCATGCTGGAGCACCTGGCTGAGAAAAACACTGCACTGGGTATGGGATGGGATAGAGGGAGAAGCGGAAGAGGTGATCCaagagaatgggaggagggattgGGACGAGGGTTTCCCTGTATACGTGGCCTGGGGTGGGAGTATGAaggaggagggaatggggcagaccttgcaggagggggtggaaggTGAGAGGAGGGAATCAaggtggaggaaggggacagggatggatggagggaggggggtgagtgtCAATGGGGAAGTGGTGGGCATATCTATAGCTGTGGAGCTTTACCCTCAAAGCCTCAGAGGCCTGGATGAAGGTGGTTTGCTTATTGTTAACTTAGTGTGTAGAAGGGAAACTGAAGTAGGGGGTGGGTtgctggcaggcaggggtgcagaACATAAGAATCATCTGCTCTAGGTTTCATCTGGCTCAACCCTCCAGCCCTGGGGGGTCAGAGATGGGGGTGGGTATGAGGCCCCTTGGACAGTCCTGTCCTTTCACACCGCTGTACCCTCTTTTCCCAGTGAGCACCTACACCAACGCCTTTGCCTTCACTCAGCTCTGTGGGGTTCTGTGTGCCCCCTGGAATGGCCTCATCTTGGATCGGCACAAGCGCAGGAGGGGCAAGGATGGCAGCACCCACGGTAACAGTTCCCATGTAATCTGATGCATCCTCTTTCTCAGAGCCAAGCTGGCCTGATACTGTGACCTTCTCCACAGCAATGCCTGGCTGGCCCCTGGTGCTGTGGACTTCCCTATGGCTGTGCCATGCTGTAGACTCTGCTATGCTGATCCTGGGCTGAGTTCTGTGTCTCCCTTCTGTCCCAGGTGCCTCAGACTCCCTGACTGACCTGCGCTCCTGCGTGCTGTCGCTGGCAGTGACGGTGGTGCAGAGCGTGGGGTTCTCAGTGTGTGCCACtgtgcctgtgctgcctgtgcagtACGCCACCTTTATCCTGCAGGTGCTGAGTCGTTCCTTCCTCTATGGAGGCAACGCTGCATTTCTGGCCATTGCGTGAGTCATCTGATGGGGTTCACAGGGCTCCAGAGGGTGGGCGAAGGAGACGGTCCAGGattgggaaggggcagggcagaagcagtgggggcagaggcaaTGGTGGacgggaggggagcagggctgagagatgcctggtggtGGTCGGGGCAGGAGGAGGGTTCACCTCTGGCCCCTCTTACACTAGTGTCCCcagcaccctccctgccccccccccaagttgtACCCCACTTCCTGTATGTATTCTCTCTGCAGCTTCCCCCTGGAGCACTTTGGGAAGCTCTATGGGCTTGTGATGGGTCTGTCAGCTTTGGTATCGCTCCTTCAGTATCCCTGCTTTGCACTCGTCAAGGGACCCCTCAATGGAAACCCTTTCTATGTGAGTGTTCAGTTTGGCAGGGAGCATCATCCAGGGTTGGGCAGGCGGTAGAGTGCTTTATTGATACCCTGGCGGAAGAGACATGGGATACCCATGTTGGTTCGAGGGGGCATGTTTGCAACATCTGAGGGTCAAATGGAGTGCGCTATGCATGTTCTTGAGGGGGAAACTTTATTGACACCCCGAAGCGGGTGTCTTTTGGGGAGAACTTTATTGACACTCCAGAGAAGCAGACAGGAATTATGCATAGATGGATCTAGAGGAACTTTTTTGATACTCTAGAGTGGAAGACAAGTAGTCCTTGAGGAGAGAGCTTTCCATATCCTCTCCAGTGAGCATGGGGTGCCACAGAGAAGGCCTGGGGATGTTTATTGACCCATGAGAGTGAGGGTCAGGGAGAGTCTTATCCACAGTTCTGCAGAAGTTTGTCCATGTGGGGACTTCATGGCAGGAGGCTCTGGTAGACATCCTGGAGGGAGGAACAGAGTGTGTCATATAGGCCAGAGTGAGAGACGTAGAGGGGTCTGGGGGTCTGTGGAGCTTTTTGACACCACTGAGTGAGAGATGAATGTATAGTATTGTTAAGGAAAGGGATTGTTTGGACTTCCTGAGTGACAGCCAGGGAATGGCCTAGACAGGGGCTTTATGGAGAATTTGTACCAACTCCTAAAGTGAGATGGGGGCAGTGCTGCACACAGGACTGTGATGTGAGAGGTAGGAATGCCCCATACAGTGCTGGAGGTGGGAGAGGCTTGGGGGGACCTTTAGCTATACCTTAGCATCAGGGACAGAGGGGGCCCTATTCTGGGTCTGGGTCATGTGAGCTTTATTAACTACTTGTCTCTTACAGTGAGAGATAGGGAGTGTCCCcctcagggccaggctgggggttTTACTTTATTGAACCACTGAAATGATGCaggaagcaaggatttttttgatgatgtcttttattaagccaactatatagctgggagAGCTCTCCAGACCTGAGGAAGCACACTTTATGCCTtaaagcttatctaacatctctcccagctatacagttggtccaataaaagatatcatcaaaaagccttgcttcttgcatatttcctgaaccACCACAGCTACAACATTTCAACCCTGTTGAGGTGAGTTAGCAGGTGCCCCACACAGGGCTCTTCAGGCTGTGGAAGAACATTATTTACACCCTGAACTGAGGGACAGGGAGTGCCCCTAAGGGGCAAGGGACATTTTGTTTAACACCTTGGTGCATATGAGGTTCACAGTTTCATTGTCCTATCCCCAGGTGAACATTGGCCTCACCGTCATCATCCTTCTGGGCTTCGTCAACCCCTTGATGGTGTTTTGGGAATGCCAACGTAGGGAGAAGGAACGAGCCACGGAAGGGAACAGTTCCTTGTCCTCATCACCGAAGAAGGCTGATGTTGAGTCTCCCATCTGAAACCACAGGGCTGTCTGGGGACTGTTTTTCAtggaaaagggaaggagaaaagggaatTTCAGGGTGCTCCAGCCCCTAGTACCTCTTCATCTATGTTTGCCCAACTCAGAATGTTTACTACCATCTCAAGCCATTCTCAGACTCATTTAAAAGAGGAGTATTAGAGagatatttatttttacagataCTTAATTTTATAGTTATTTTTATAGCCCTGTTGGTCTGAGTCCTTTATCTCCCTCTTCCCTGTTCTCACACAGGACAATTAGGAAGATGCACTAACTGTATTTACATGTATTGTTCTGCTTGACTACAGTTCTATAGTTGGGTGTGTTCATAATAATTATGGAGGTAAAAGTGCTAGCTTGCTCCTTCCTACTTGAAACCCAATAAATACTAATGGAGAGATCCCAATATGCCCTAGCCCTGTTGCCTGTTGGCCTCACATCTGGGCTTTTCCAAGGTTCCTGGGTTTCATTTAAGGCTGCTAAGGACCTTCTTGTCTGATATGCTGCCAATTACAGGACATGGACTTTGACCCCATAACTCCTACACTGATCCCCAATTTCCAGGATGCTTCAGTCTCTTACGTTGTCGGACAACTATTCATCCATTCCAGCCCCTCTTGCCTGCCAGAGCCACAGAGCAACCAAAGGGAAAACAGTACACAGTACACCGTGAGTGAAGAGAGGAGAAGGTGGGAGTACTTCCCATGCCCTGGCAGGGAATACATTATGTTAGTAGATGCCCAGAGAGTTCTAGGAGGAAAACTGTGCTCCCAGCAATAGAGGAACGCAAGCCCCCCTCAATCCATACCAATGTGaccaagggaggtggggggacacCCCTCCTGACCCCAGATCTGGAGATCAGTTTGACCTTGAACAAGATTCTCTAGCCTGGTATAAGAAGTGTCTGAGCAGCCCACCCTAGCCAACTTCCCACCACGGCCGAGGTACACACGTACAGCAGCTCCCACAGAGCCCCCATGTGGTAACAGTTCAAGTCTACCTGGCCAGGCAGGATTTGAATGAGAAACCTAGAAACCAGAGGCTTCAGGGCAGAG
This genomic window from Alligator mississippiensis isolate rAllMis1 chromosome 2, rAllMis1, whole genome shotgun sequence contains:
- the SLC43A3 gene encoding equilibrative nucleobase transporter 1; this encodes MESQGAGLAKRLATLLSGLMECMCFAGIIFGWASLVYVLKGLHYFEDLCKPVANMTVNATHETGCSEQDEQFSLIFTIGSFMNNFMTFPTGCIFDRFGTLAARLLAIFLYTGGTLLISFSTAATALMLFPAMSLLSIGGILLILTNMQVGNLFGKHRSTIITLYNGAFDSSSAVFLIIKLLYEKGLILRDMFLFITACSAWHLIRTFFLMPKQHIPYPLPPGYSYGMTCRKSQSYRTYEERQPAHRGGSNDLQSEPVLAEADRSPNDFLSKGHKEPPVRSFQSCVISKLFFWHLVWLSVIQLRHYFFIGTLNPMLEHLAEKNTALVSTYTNAFAFTQLCGVLCAPWNGLILDRHKRRRGKDGSTHGASDSLTDLRSCVLSLAVTVVQSVGFSVCATVPVLPVQYATFILQVLSRSFLYGGNAAFLAIAFPLEHFGKLYGLVMGLSALVSLLQYPCFALVKGPLNGNPFYVNIGLTVIILLGFVNPLMVFWECQRREKERATEGNSSLSSSPKKADVESPI